In Sulfitobacter albidus, the following proteins share a genomic window:
- a CDS encoding 2-hydroxychromene-2-carboxylate isomerase, whose amino-acid sequence MPTIDYYFATLSPYCYLAGTRLEEVAAKHGATINYKPFDIIAAFGRTGGTAPADRHPARIEYRAQELPRQAKKLGMPFNLKPAHWPTNGAPAAYAFIAAQEAGGGDLGALAHAITRACWAEQKDIAEDAVIKACLREAGFDPALADSGLLVGAETYARNLEEAVEAGAFGAPFYVVGSERFWGQDRIEDVDLHLQGKL is encoded by the coding sequence ATGCCCACCATCGACTATTATTTCGCAACCCTGTCGCCCTATTGCTACCTCGCGGGCACCCGCCTCGAAGAGGTCGCGGCCAAGCACGGGGCGACGATCAATTACAAACCCTTCGACATCATCGCGGCCTTCGGGCGCACGGGCGGCACCGCCCCCGCCGATCGCCACCCCGCGCGCATCGAATACCGCGCGCAGGAGCTGCCGCGTCAGGCGAAAAAGCTGGGCATGCCGTTCAACCTCAAACCGGCCCATTGGCCCACCAATGGCGCGCCCGCCGCCTACGCCTTCATCGCCGCGCAAGAGGCCGGCGGCGGCGATCTGGGCGCGCTTGCCCACGCCATCACCCGCGCCTGCTGGGCCGAGCAAAAAGACATCGCCGAGGACGCGGTCATCAAGGCCTGCCTTCGGGAGGCAGGCTTCGATCCCGCACTGGCCGACAGCGGCCTGCTGGTGGGTGCCGAAACCTACGCCCGCAACCTCGAAGAGGCGGTCGAGGCTGGCGCCTTTGGCGCGCCGTTCTACGTGGTGGGATCGGAACGGTTCTGGGGTCAGGACCGGATCGAGGACGTGGATCTGCACCTGCAAGGAAAACTGTGA
- a CDS encoding bifunctional riboflavin kinase/FAD synthetase: MRIISDYQFVNDEDRGATAAIGNFDGVHLGHRSVIALAQEAAPDAPLGVVTFEPHPRSYFAPDAPPFRLMSASARASRLAKVGVERLYQLPFNGALASLVPFDFAQAVLHEGLGLRHVVVGADFCFGKGRLGTAADLVEFGAQLGFGVTIAPLLERSEATVSSTAIRRALSEARPRDAAAMLGHWHRIEGPVIGGEQRGRELGYPTANMSIDGLHPPAFGVYAVLVDVLGGPHQGSYHGVASMGVRPMFGENKPNLETFVFDFKGDLYGTPLSVGLVEHLRGEEKFDSLDALITQMDADSARARAILSAL; this comes from the coding sequence ATGCGGATCATCAGCGACTATCAATTTGTGAACGACGAGGATCGCGGCGCCACGGCCGCGATCGGCAATTTCGACGGTGTGCATCTGGGCCACCGGTCGGTGATCGCCCTCGCGCAGGAGGCCGCGCCCGACGCGCCGCTGGGCGTGGTCACGTTCGAGCCGCATCCGCGCAGCTATTTCGCTCCCGACGCCCCGCCGTTCCGCCTGATGAGCGCGAGCGCGCGCGCGTCGCGTCTGGCCAAGGTGGGGGTCGAGCGGCTGTACCAGCTGCCGTTCAACGGCGCGCTGGCCTCATTGGTGCCGTTCGATTTTGCGCAGGCCGTGCTGCATGAGGGGCTGGGCCTGCGCCACGTGGTCGTGGGGGCGGATTTCTGTTTCGGCAAGGGGCGGCTGGGCACCGCCGCCGATCTGGTGGAATTCGGCGCGCAGCTGGGATTTGGCGTGACCATCGCCCCGCTGCTGGAACGCTCCGAGGCGACGGTGTCATCGACCGCGATCCGCCGCGCGCTGAGCGAGGCGCGCCCGCGCGACGCGGCGGCCATGCTGGGCCATTGGCACCGGATCGAGGGCCCCGTGATCGGCGGAGAGCAACGCGGCCGCGAGCTGGGCTATCCCACCGCCAACATGAGCATCGACGGGCTGCACCCCCCGGCCTTCGGCGTCTACGCGGTGCTGGTTGACGTGCTGGGGGGGCCGCATCAGGGCAGCTATCACGGCGTCGCCTCGATGGGCGTGCGCCCGATGTTTGGCGAGAACAAGCCGAACCTCGAAACCTTTGTCTTTGATTTCAAAGGGGATCTGTACGGTACGCCGCTGTCGGTCGGTCTGGTCGAGCATCTGCGCGGGGAGGAGAAATTCGACAGCCTCGACGCGCTCATCACCCAGATGGACGCCGACAGCGCGCGGGCGCGTGCGATCCTGAGCGCGCTATGA
- a CDS encoding TIGR01459 family HAD-type hydrolase has protein sequence MSRIIPALAEISAPYAALFVDLWGCVHNGVTAIPSAVAALQAYRRAGGIVILVTNSPRPRKGVEKQLVHFGVPKDAYDDIATSGDSARAAMYRGVVGTRVWHYGPVTDSRFFDPLSILDNPVEITRVPLDEASGIVCTGPFDAGADPETWRSDLERALARNLKLLCANPDIVVDRGDIREWCAGAVAKMYTEMGGESLYFGKPHAPIYDLARRRLHALGNEITDDRILAIGDGILTDVKGGIDEGIDTLFISGGLAAAETRTVDQPDPEALATYLKAENSAPTYTIGHLR, from the coding sequence ATGAGCCGCATCATTCCCGCCCTCGCCGAGATTTCCGCCCCCTACGCCGCGCTCTTTGTCGATCTGTGGGGCTGCGTGCACAACGGGGTCACGGCGATCCCCTCGGCGGTGGCGGCGTTGCAGGCCTACCGGCGCGCGGGCGGCATCGTGATCCTCGTCACCAACTCGCCGCGCCCGCGCAAGGGCGTGGAAAAGCAGCTGGTGCATTTTGGCGTGCCCAAGGACGCCTACGACGATATCGCCACCTCGGGCGATTCGGCGCGGGCGGCGATGTATCGCGGCGTGGTGGGCACGCGGGTCTGGCATTATGGCCCCGTGACGGACAGCCGGTTTTTCGATCCACTGTCGATCCTCGACAACCCGGTTGAGATCACCCGCGTGCCGCTCGACGAGGCCTCCGGCATCGTGTGCACAGGCCCGTTTGACGCAGGCGCCGACCCCGAGACGTGGCGCTCGGATCTGGAGCGCGCGCTGGCGCGCAACCTCAAGCTGCTGTGCGCCAATCCTGACATCGTGGTGGACCGGGGCGATATCCGCGAATGGTGCGCGGGTGCGGTGGCCAAGATGTATACGGAGATGGGCGGTGAAAGCCTGTATTTCGGCAAACCCCACGCGCCGATCTACGATCTGGCGCGGCGTCGCCTGCACGCGCTGGGCAATGAGATTACCGATGACCGCATCCTCGCCATCGGCGACGGTATCCTGACGGACGTCAAAGGCGGGATCGACGAGGGCATCGACACGCTGTTCATCTCGGGCGGGCTGGCGGCGGCAGAGACGCGCACGGTCGATCAGCCCGACCCGGAGGCGCTCGCCACCTATCTCAAGGCCGAGAATTCCGCACCGACCTATACCATCGGACACCTGCGGTAG
- a CDS encoding MmcQ/YjbR family DNA-binding protein, producing MTFKASDMAFEILSDSPGLRPAPYMASRGLKWIQHYAEPGLSDDSLRDHIRASYDMVAAKLTRKTRAALGL from the coding sequence GTGACGTTCAAAGCCTCCGACATGGCGTTCGAGATCCTGTCCGACAGCCCCGGCCTGCGGCCTGCCCCCTACATGGCGTCGCGCGGGCTGAAATGGATCCAGCACTACGCCGAACCGGGATTGAGCGACGACAGCCTGCGCGATCACATCCGCGCGTCCTACGATATGGTCGCGGCGAAACTGACCCGGAAGACGCGCGCGGCGCTTGGCCTCTAG
- the groES gene encoding co-chaperone GroES — translation MALKPLHDRVLVKRTESEEKTAGGLIIPDTAKEKPSEGEVVAVGDGARKDSGELIAPAVKAGDKILFGKWSGTEVTVDGVEMLMMKESDIMGILS, via the coding sequence ATGGCATTGAAACCGCTTCACGACCGCGTGCTGGTAAAGCGCACTGAAAGCGAAGAGAAAACCGCAGGCGGGCTGATTATCCCCGACACTGCAAAAGAGAAACCCTCCGAAGGCGAAGTGGTCGCCGTTGGCGACGGCGCGCGCAAGGACAGCGGCGAGCTGATCGCACCGGCCGTCAAGGCAGGCGACAAGATCCTGTTCGGCAAATGGTCGGGCACCGAGGTCACCGTCGACGGTGTGGAAATGCTGATGATGAAAGAAAGCGACATCATGGGGATCCTCTCCTGA
- a CDS encoding MaoC family dehydratase, with protein sequence MLDNLPRGTIVIEDIEIGMFRYIRKEVTDADIEMFATVSTDRNPVHLDDDYARDTIFQGRIAHGMLTAGLISAVIGEQLPGHGTVYLGQSLKFLRPVRPGDVVYAEVKVTDIDAAKRIVKMDCHCSVEGKKVLVGEATVLAPSRKFD encoded by the coding sequence ATGTTGGATAATCTTCCCCGTGGCACCATCGTCATCGAAGACATCGAAATCGGCATGTTCCGCTATATCCGCAAGGAAGTGACGGATGCCGATATCGAGATGTTCGCGACCGTCTCGACCGACCGCAATCCGGTGCATCTGGATGACGACTATGCCCGCGACACGATCTTTCAGGGGCGCATCGCGCACGGAATGCTGACGGCGGGCCTGATCTCTGCCGTGATCGGGGAGCAGTTGCCGGGCCACGGCACCGTGTACCTTGGCCAATCGCTGAAATTCCTGCGCCCGGTGCGCCCCGGCGATGTCGTCTATGCCGAGGTGAAGGTGACGGACATCGACGCGGCCAAGCGCATCGTCAAGATGGACTGCCATTGCTCGGTCGAGGGCAAAAAGGTGCTGGTGGGCGAGGCCACGGTTCTGGCACCCTCGCGCAAGTTCGACTGA
- a CDS encoding TraB/GumN family protein, whose product MRWIFGILVALMPGVVSAACTGTDLRAGLSDAERAEVAATVAATPYPTGNIWRATRGDQTLHLIGTLHIADARLDAIAARLAPVVGEADLLLVEADAQAQAQLESAIANDPTLVFLSGPTLLDRMSDREWRDIASAANARGIPAFMAAKFQPWYLSLILSMAPCVLQSMQTGAEGLDAALEDAAVAAGTPVRALEPYDTVFRLFNEDPMDEQLDMLRLGGIPVDAANDAHVTLVAQYLDGALAEALATSRVVGRRHVDLPPSDYDALFDETMTRILDQRNVAWMAPIAQADATRIVIAVGALHLIGERGLLNLLVQEGYTLERLPL is encoded by the coding sequence ATGCGGTGGATTTTCGGAATTCTGGTGGCGCTCATGCCCGGTGTGGTGAGTGCTGCCTGCACCGGCACCGACCTGCGCGCAGGGCTGTCAGACGCGGAGCGGGCCGAGGTTGCGGCCACGGTGGCGGCAACGCCCTACCCCACAGGTAATATCTGGCGCGCCACGCGCGGCGATCAAACCCTGCATCTGATCGGCACCCTGCACATCGCCGACGCCCGGCTTGACGCAATCGCCGCGCGGCTCGCCCCCGTGGTGGGCGAGGCCGATCTGCTGCTGGTCGAGGCCGACGCGCAGGCCCAGGCGCAGCTGGAAAGCGCGATAGCGAACGATCCGACGCTGGTTTTTCTCAGCGGGCCGACCCTGCTGGACCGGATGAGCGATCGCGAATGGCGCGACATCGCCAGCGCCGCAAACGCGCGGGGCATTCCTGCGTTCATGGCGGCCAAATTCCAGCCCTGGTATCTCAGTCTCATCCTGTCGATGGCGCCCTGTGTGCTGCAATCCATGCAGACCGGCGCGGAGGGGCTGGACGCCGCATTGGAGGATGCGGCCGTGGCCGCCGGCACCCCCGTGCGCGCGCTTGAACCCTACGACACCGTCTTCAGACTTTTCAACGAGGATCCGATGGACGAACAGCTCGATATGCTGCGTCTGGGCGGCATCCCCGTGGATGCGGCAAACGACGCCCATGTCACGCTCGTTGCGCAATATCTTGACGGCGCGCTGGCCGAGGCGCTCGCGACCTCGCGTGTGGTCGGGCGGCGCCACGTCGATCTGCCGCCGTCAGACTACGACGCCCTTTTCGATGAAACGATGACGCGGATACTCGACCAGCGCAATGTCGCGTGGATGGCGCCGATCGCCCAGGCCGATGCCACGCGCATCGTGATCGCCGTTGGCGCCCTGCATCTGATCGGAGAGCGCGGTCTGCTGAACCTGCTGGTGCAAGAGGGCTATACCCTCGAACGGTTGCCCCTCTAG
- a CDS encoding threonine aldolase family protein: protein MFFASDNAGPVHPQIMERLSRANEGHAMPYGKDAVMDEVRDRLRAVFEAPEAAVYLVATGTAANALALACYTQPWQTVFCAAVSHIEQDECNAPEFYSGGAKLTLIDTDNKMTPEALQAALDARLDGNVHAAQAGPVSITQVTERGSVHTLDELRALTAVAKSRALPVHLDGARFANAQAALGCSAAEMTWKSGVDVVSFGGTKNGCMGVEAVVFFDPEKAWEFELRRKRAAHLFSKHRYLSAQMAGYLENDLWLDMAHRANANAARLAGGLRHKGATLLHKPDANMIFASFPRATHQRLHAAGARYYAMGDVQTGPAEGPLPARLVCDWSMTDAGIDQFLSHF, encoded by the coding sequence ATGTTTTTCGCCTCGGACAACGCGGGCCCGGTGCATCCGCAGATCATGGAACGCCTCAGCCGCGCCAACGAGGGCCACGCCATGCCCTACGGCAAGGATGCGGTTATGGACGAGGTCCGCGACCGCCTGCGCGCGGTGTTCGAGGCGCCGGAGGCGGCGGTCTATCTGGTGGCCACCGGCACGGCGGCCAATGCGCTGGCGCTCGCCTGCTATACGCAGCCCTGGCAGACCGTCTTTTGCGCGGCCGTCAGCCATATCGAACAGGACGAGTGCAACGCGCCGGAGTTCTATTCCGGCGGGGCAAAGCTCACCCTCATCGACACCGACAACAAGATGACGCCAGAGGCGCTCCAAGCCGCCCTCGACGCGCGTCTGGATGGCAACGTGCACGCCGCACAGGCGGGCCCGGTGTCGATCACGCAAGTCACCGAACGCGGCTCGGTGCATACGCTGGACGAGCTGCGCGCGCTCACCGCGGTGGCCAAATCCCGCGCCCTACCCGTTCATCTGGACGGTGCGCGCTTCGCCAATGCGCAGGCGGCCCTCGGCTGCAGCGCAGCGGAGATGACGTGGAAATCCGGCGTTGATGTGGTCAGCTTCGGCGGCACGAAAAACGGCTGCATGGGGGTCGAGGCGGTGGTCTTCTTTGACCCCGAAAAAGCGTGGGAGTTCGAGCTCAGACGCAAACGCGCCGCGCATCTCTTTTCCAAGCACCGCTACCTGTCGGCGCAAATGGCGGGCTATCTTGAAAACGATCTCTGGCTCGACATGGCCCACCGCGCAAACGCAAATGCGGCGCGCCTTGCGGGTGGGCTGCGCCACAAAGGCGCCACGCTGCTGCACAAACCAGACGCAAACATGATCTTTGCCAGCTTTCCGCGCGCCACACACCAACGGCTGCACGCGGCGGGCGCCAGATACTACGCGATGGGCGATGTGCAGACCGGCCCGGCAGAAGGCCCCCTCCCCGCGCGCCTCGTCTGCGACTGGTCGATGACGGACGCCGGGATCGACCAATTCCTCAGCCACTTCTAG
- a CDS encoding alpha/beta fold hydrolase, protein MTLHTHTHLYEGAARRALAIHCTLGHSGAWRGLAGELSETVSLLAFDLPSHGKSGVWDRTGNVHDVATNMARGLIEAPMDLIGHSFGATIALRIAVESPELVRSLTMIEPVYFAAAIADDPALLDDYRRENAALDAAFASGDEREAARVFNRDWGDGTPWDTLPERMREHMTRLVHYVPASSAFLHHDSAGLLQGDRFAGAAMPALLIEGDQSPPMSAKVATSLERRLPNVTRVVIEGAGHMVPVTHPSAVAGPVRALLGRS, encoded by the coding sequence GTGACGCTTCATACCCACACCCATCTCTACGAGGGCGCCGCGCGCCGGGCCCTCGCCATCCACTGCACTCTGGGTCACTCCGGCGCGTGGCGCGGGCTGGCGGGGGAGCTGAGCGAGACCGTGAGCCTCTTGGCCTTTGATCTGCCGAGCCACGGCAAATCCGGGGTCTGGGACCGCACGGGCAACGTGCATGACGTGGCCACGAATATGGCGCGCGGGCTGATCGAGGCGCCGATGGATCTGATCGGCCACTCCTTTGGCGCCACCATCGCCCTGCGCATCGCGGTGGAAAGCCCCGAGCTGGTGCGCTCGCTCACGATGATCGAGCCGGTCTATTTCGCTGCCGCCATCGCCGATGACCCGGCGCTGCTCGACGACTACCGGCGCGAGAACGCAGCACTCGACGCGGCCTTTGCAAGCGGAGACGAGCGCGAAGCCGCGCGGGTGTTCAACCGCGACTGGGGCGACGGCACCCCGTGGGACACATTGCCCGAACGGATGCGCGAACACATGACGCGGCTGGTGCATTACGTACCCGCAAGCTCGGCATTCTTGCACCACGACAGCGCGGGACTGCTGCAAGGCGATCGATTTGCGGGTGCAGCGATGCCCGCGCTGCTGATCGAGGGCGATCAATCGCCGCCGATGAGCGCCAAGGTGGCCACCTCGCTGGAGCGGCGGTTGCCGAATGTGACGCGGGTGGTGATCGAGGGTGCGGGGCATATGGTGCCCGTCACGCATCCGTCAGCCGTGGCAGGGCCGGTGCGGGCGTTGCTGGGCCGCAGCTGA
- a CDS encoding manganese-dependent inorganic pyrophosphatase, with amino-acid sequence MSTLVFGHKSPDTDSTGSPIIWAWYLNQIKGIDAAPALLGEPNTEAAFMLDHWKLDKPQIIEGVSAGQDVVIVDTNNPAELPDDINAANITGIIDHHKLVGGLETAGPIEIRIEPVACTATIMWKMIGKDMAQMPTEVKGAMLTCILSDTLEFRSPTTTQEDKAIAWSLAEDLGIDIPTYAAQMFAAKSDVSAFSEAELLRMDSKEYAVDGKQFRVSVLETTSPEQVLARKAQLMAAMPGVAEEDGADQVLLFVVDILNEEATMLIPNDLTKTVAEKSFGASVSGDQVVLPGIMSRKKQIIPNLKV; translated from the coding sequence ATGAGCACGCTCGTATTCGGCCACAAATCCCCCGACACCGACAGCACCGGCAGCCCGATCATCTGGGCATGGTATCTCAATCAAATCAAGGGGATCGACGCCGCCCCCGCGCTGCTGGGCGAGCCCAATACCGAAGCGGCTTTCATGCTGGATCACTGGAAGCTCGACAAGCCGCAGATCATCGAGGGGGTCAGCGCGGGCCAGGACGTGGTGATCGTGGACACCAACAACCCCGCGGAGTTGCCCGACGACATCAATGCCGCCAACATCACCGGCATCATCGACCACCACAAGCTGGTCGGCGGGCTGGAAACCGCGGGCCCCATCGAGATCCGGATCGAGCCCGTGGCCTGCACCGCCACCATCATGTGGAAGATGATCGGCAAGGACATGGCGCAGATGCCCACGGAAGTGAAAGGCGCGATGCTGACCTGCATCCTGTCGGACACGCTTGAGTTCCGCTCCCCCACCACCACGCAGGAAGACAAGGCGATTGCCTGGTCGCTGGCAGAGGATCTGGGCATCGACATCCCGACCTATGCCGCGCAAATGTTTGCCGCAAAATCAGATGTTTCCGCCTTTTCCGAGGCAGAGCTGCTGCGCATGGACAGCAAGGAATACGCGGTCGACGGCAAGCAATTCCGCGTCTCCGTGCTTGAGACGACCTCCCCCGAGCAGGTGCTGGCGCGCAAGGCGCAGTTGATGGCCGCGATGCCCGGCGTGGCCGAGGAAGACGGCGCCGATCAGGTGCTTTTGTTCGTCGTCGATATCCTGAACGAAGAGGCCACGATGCTGATCCCCAACGATCTGACCAAGACCGTGGCGGAGAAGTCCTTTGGCGCGTCGGTGAGCGGCGATCAGGTCGTTCTGCCCGGCATCATGAGCCGTAAAAAGCAGATCATTCCCAACCTCAAGGTCTGA
- the groL gene encoding chaperonin GroEL (60 kDa chaperone family; promotes refolding of misfolded polypeptides especially under stressful conditions; forms two stacked rings of heptamers to form a barrel-shaped 14mer; ends can be capped by GroES; misfolded proteins enter the barrel where they are refolded when GroES binds), whose protein sequence is MAKDVKFATDARNKMLKGVNVLADAVKVTLGPKGRNVVLDKSFGAPRITKDGVSVAKEIELEDKFENMGAQMVKEVASRTNDEAGDGTTTATVLAQAIVKEGMKSVAAGMNPMDLKRGIDLATAKVVEAIKAAARPVNDSDEVAQVGTISANGEREIGQQIADAMQKVGNEGVITVEENKGLETETVVVEGMQFDRGYLSPYFVTNSDKMTVELEDAIILLHEKKLSSLQPMVPLLEQVIQSQKPLLIIAEDVEGEALATLVVNKLRGGLKIAAVKAPGFGDRRKAMLQDLAILTGGQVISDDLGMKLESVTMDMLGSAKKVSITKDETTVVDGAGEKAEIEARVAQIRNQIEETTSDYDREKLQERVAKLAGGVAVIRVGGMTETEVKERKDRVDDALNATRAAVQEGIIVGGGVALVQAAKSLEGLTGENNDQNVGINIVRKALEAPLRQIAENAGVDGSVVAGKIRESDDLKFGFNAQTEEYGDMFKFGVIDPAKVSRTALQDAASIAGLLITTEAMVADLPAKEGGGGGGMPDMGGMGGMM, encoded by the coding sequence ATGGCAAAAGACGTCAAATTCGCAACCGACGCGCGTAACAAGATGCTTAAGGGCGTGAACGTCCTGGCAGACGCCGTCAAAGTCACGCTGGGCCCCAAAGGCCGCAACGTGGTGCTCGACAAATCCTTTGGCGCCCCGCGCATCACCAAGGACGGTGTATCCGTGGCCAAGGAAATCGAACTGGAAGACAAGTTCGAAAACATGGGCGCGCAGATGGTCAAGGAAGTGGCCAGCCGCACCAATGACGAAGCGGGCGACGGCACAACAACCGCCACCGTGCTGGCGCAAGCCATCGTCAAGGAAGGCATGAAATCGGTTGCCGCCGGCATGAACCCGATGGACCTCAAGCGCGGGATCGACCTGGCAACGGCCAAGGTCGTCGAAGCGATCAAAGCCGCCGCACGCCCCGTGAACGACAGCGACGAAGTGGCCCAGGTCGGCACGATCTCTGCCAACGGCGAGCGTGAAATTGGCCAGCAGATCGCGGACGCGATGCAGAAGGTCGGCAACGAGGGTGTCATCACCGTCGAAGAGAACAAGGGTCTGGAAACAGAAACCGTTGTCGTCGAAGGCATGCAGTTCGACCGCGGCTACCTGAGCCCCTATTTCGTGACCAACTCCGACAAGATGACCGTCGAGCTGGAGGATGCGATCATCCTGCTGCACGAGAAGAAACTGTCGTCGCTGCAGCCCATGGTGCCCCTGCTCGAGCAGGTGATCCAGTCGCAGAAACCCCTGCTGATCATCGCAGAGGACGTCGAAGGCGAAGCGCTGGCGACCCTCGTGGTCAACAAGCTGCGCGGCGGTCTGAAGATCGCGGCCGTCAAGGCGCCCGGATTTGGTGATCGTCGCAAGGCGATGCTGCAGGATCTCGCGATCCTCACCGGTGGTCAGGTCATCTCCGACGATCTGGGTATGAAGCTGGAATCCGTGACCATGGACATGCTGGGCTCGGCCAAGAAAGTGTCGATCACCAAGGACGAGACAACCGTTGTCGACGGTGCCGGCGAAAAGGCCGAGATCGAAGCGCGTGTCGCCCAGATCCGCAACCAGATCGAAGAGACCACTTCCGACTACGACCGCGAAAAACTGCAAGAGCGTGTGGCCAAGCTGGCCGGCGGTGTTGCCGTGATCCGCGTCGGTGGCATGACCGAAACCGAAGTGAAAGAGCGCAAGGACCGCGTCGACGACGCGCTGAACGCAACCCGCGCGGCGGTACAGGAAGGCATCATCGTTGGCGGTGGTGTGGCGCTTGTACAGGCGGCCAAATCGCTCGAAGGTCTGACCGGTGAGAACAACGATCAGAACGTCGGCATCAACATCGTGCGCAAGGCGCTCGAAGCGCCGCTGCGTCAGATTGCTGAGAACGCAGGCGTCGACGGCTCCGTCGTGGCGGGCAAGATCCGCGAAAGCGACGATCTGAAGTTCGGCTTCAACGCGCAGACCGAAGAATATGGCGACATGTTCAAATTCGGCGTCATCGACCCGGCCAAAGTGTCGCGCACGGCGCTTCAGGACGCGGCCTCGATCGCGGGTCTGCTGATCACGACCGAAGCCATGGTCGCCGATCTGCCCGCCAAAGAAGGCGGCGGCGGTGGCGGCATGCCGGACATGGGCGGCATGGGAGGGATGATGTAG
- a CDS encoding YcgN family cysteine cluster protein: protein MSDDPIDRAGLSARFWERKPLKKLNAREWEALCDGCGKCCLNKLEDEETGAVALTNVACRLLDDATCRCAQYEIRHQFVPDCIKMTPENIDDHAYWMPETCAYRRLWKGEALPDWHPLLTGDPASVAAAGVSMRGRTVSEWETAFEDWEDHIIEEPT from the coding sequence ATGAGCGACGATCCGATTGATCGCGCGGGGCTCAGCGCCCGGTTCTGGGAGCGCAAACCGCTCAAGAAACTGAACGCGCGGGAGTGGGAGGCGCTGTGCGACGGCTGCGGCAAATGCTGCCTGAACAAGCTGGAGGATGAGGAGACGGGGGCGGTGGCGCTCACCAATGTCGCCTGCCGCCTGCTCGACGATGCCACCTGCCGCTGCGCGCAATACGAGATCCGCCACCAATTCGTGCCCGATTGCATCAAGATGACGCCGGAAAATATCGACGATCACGCCTATTGGATGCCCGAAACCTGCGCCTATCGACGGCTATGGAAAGGGGAGGCGCTGCCCGACTGGCACCCGCTGCTGACCGGCGATCCCGCCTCGGTCGCCGCCGCCGGTGTGTCGATGCGGGGGCGGACGGTCAGCGAGTGGGAAACCGCCTTCGAGGACTGGGAAGACCACATCATCGAGGAGCCCACATAG
- a CDS encoding MmcQ/YjbR family DNA-binding protein, whose protein sequence is MTRDELCQFCASLPHATHVVQWGGADVYKVGGKLFAVVGMAGVRPA, encoded by the coding sequence ATGACCCGCGACGAGCTTTGCCAGTTTTGCGCCAGCCTGCCCCACGCGACCCATGTGGTGCAGTGGGGCGGTGCGGATGTCTACAAGGTGGGCGGCAAGCTTTTTGCCGTTGTGGGCATGGCGGGGGTGAGGCCAGCGTGA